A region of the Candidatus Hydrogenedentota bacterium genome:
GACCGTGGTAGAAACGCCAGTCGCCGGGCTTGCCCTGGGCGCTGGCGAGGAGCTGGTGATAGCGCTGGCGAAACAGCAGTCCGCCAATGCCGATAATGATTGCCCCCGAAAGGATGCCCGTCCAGTAATTCACGTCCCTTTCGGAGATCATGTCTTCGAAGTATAGCGTGACGAGTCCGAGCAGGATCACGCTCCAGGTGTGGGTAATGGTGACGACGATGCCGAGGATCAACGCGTGCCAGGCGGTGCCTTGTTCTCCGATCAGGTAGGCCGCCATCACGGTCTTGCCATGGCCCGGCGCAAATGCGTGGCCCATTCCCAGTGCCGCCGCGATGGCAAGGCCGAGCGCCAGAAGCGCGGGTGGGGGGAACTCGTCCCGGCGCACAATCTCGGAAATCCGATCCAGGAGGCGGCTCGCCATGGTCGCACCGCCCTCCCGCACTCCGGTGGATACCTTCTCATCACTCACGCCCTCCGCGACGGCCACGAGCGGCTTCGATTCACCCGGCAGGCCTGGTCTGAGACCGGAGTCGAGGACGGCCCTGGCGATGCCGCCGGCGAGTCCTGTTTCTCCCTGCTCCCTGGCCATCCGCGCCGTGGAGGTCCAGGAGAAATGGCGGAGCGAATCGACGGTGGGCAGGTCGGCGACGTTCACGGTCTGGCCCGGGGTCAAGTGCAGGGTGAATGATGCGCGTCGATTTCCGTAAACAACGACGGGCACCGAATTCTGTTCCACACGCTGTTGCTCGCCCACGATTTCCGGCGCCAGGGTGGCGGTGGTGTCGGCCAGGTCTTCGCCCGGCAGCAGGAGGCACTCGCGGGTTCCCTGCTCATCGGGATAATTCTCCGACTCGAGCTGCAGGGTGAACGGGGCCTCGGGCCAATCGGTCTGCGCTTCCAGGCTCAGCAGGATGTTGAACACCAGCATGGCGCCATTGCCTTCGAGGAGAATGAGTTTGTGCGAGGTTGTCGTGACCGGCATGTCCGCGCCGTCAATTTTCATGTGAATGAAGCGGGCGAGCTGGGGTATGCGCTGGTCCAGATAGGCTTCCACTTCCTCCGGGCTCAACTGGCTGTCGAAGTCGGTATCGAGCATGTCCAACTCGGTGAAGGAGGGGATCTCGGCTACGTCGAGCAGAAAATGGATGGTCGGGCGCGGGGCGCCGCCATCCACAATGAAATACTGATTGATGGAGAAGTCGCCGAGGGGGTGCGCGGCGGCTTTCGTTGAACCCAGGAGAAGAAGGGTAAACAGTGCGGCTATGAATGGGAGAAATAAAAGCGATCTCAAGAGAAC
Encoded here:
- a CDS encoding sulfite exporter TauE/SafE family protein; this encodes MRSLLFLPFIAALFTLLLLGSTKAAAHPLGDFSINQYFIVDGGAPRPTIHFLLDVAEIPSFTELDMLDTDFDSQLSPEEVEAYLDQRIPQLARFIHMKIDGADMPVTTTSHKLILLEGNGAMLVFNILLSLEAQTDWPEAPFTLQLESENYPDEQGTRECLLLPGEDLADTTATLAPEIVGEQQRVEQNSVPVVVYGNRRASFTLHLTPGQTVNVADLPTVDSLRHFSWTSTARMAREQGETGLAGGIARAVLDSGLRPGLPGESKPLVAVAEGVSDEKVSTGVREGGATMASRLLDRISEIVRRDEFPPPALLALGLAIAAALGMGHAFAPGHGKTVMAAYLIGEQGTAWHALILGIVVTITHTWSVILLGLVTLYFEDMISERDVNYWTGILSGAIIIGIGGLLFRQRYHQLLASAQGKPGDWRFYHGHEHTVDEPAILALKPGEAPSYRNILWLGISGGVVPCPAALIVLLLALKVGRLSYGLALILAFSLGLAAVLVVIGLLVVRASRLLQRQKLTDHPLLRLLPLGSAALITLLGAWVVIWTLLQFEVLRFG